The Deinococcus roseus genome contains a region encoding:
- a CDS encoding LacI family DNA-binding transcriptional regulator: protein MAKITIKDVARHAGVQPSTVSRAINNHPNILPETKARILNTIQELGYVPDRAAKNFRTGKTRSISVILPITGSDFYNRLLNSIDETLEEYEYDAGVYPLLSERRLSRYQDPSALPYHTDGLVFASLNPNHLYENLFSIQGLPAVVLDISTPNFDNVTINNELGGYLAGMHLQERPAETFVINVEELFDTPFTSGVFAQRVKGFQKAQQEAGLRFEEDQLYTSAFTMRSVRETARLLLQERKGKINVFTTCDFFAYGLIEEVRLAGLTLGDDVRIVGFDDEPQAQDLGLTTLHQPVEEMGHTLAQMLMERIENPDLPVRSVQFEPILKVRSTT, encoded by the coding sequence ATGGCCAAAATCACCATCAAAGACGTTGCCAGACACGCCGGAGTGCAACCCAGCACGGTGTCACGGGCCATCAACAACCACCCCAACATCCTTCCGGAAACCAAAGCCCGCATTCTGAACACCATTCAGGAGCTCGGTTACGTGCCGGACCGGGCCGCCAAGAACTTCCGCACCGGAAAGACCCGCAGCATCAGCGTGATCCTGCCCATCACCGGAAGTGATTTTTACAACCGCCTGCTCAACAGCATCGACGAAACCTTAGAAGAATACGAATACGACGCTGGCGTTTACCCCCTGCTCTCTGAGCGCCGACTGTCCCGTTACCAGGACCCCTCCGCCCTCCCCTACCACACCGACGGTCTGGTGTTCGCCTCCCTGAACCCCAACCACCTGTACGAAAACCTCTTCAGCATTCAGGGTTTGCCCGCAGTGGTGCTGGACATTTCCACCCCCAATTTCGACAACGTGACCATCAACAACGAACTCGGTGGCTACCTTGCTGGAATGCACCTGCAGGAACGCCCGGCTGAAACTTTCGTGATCAACGTGGAAGAACTTTTTGACACCCCTTTCACCAGCGGGGTTTTTGCCCAGCGGGTCAAAGGCTTCCAGAAAGCCCAGCAAGAAGCGGGCCTCCGCTTCGAGGAAGACCAGCTGTACACCAGTGCCTTCACCATGCGCAGTGTGCGTGAAACCGCCCGCCTGTTGTTGCAAGAACGCAAAGGCAAAATCAATGTGTTCACCACCTGTGATTTCTTTGCCTACGGCCTCATCGAAGAAGTGCGTCTGGCCGGACTGACCCTCGGAGACGATGTGCGGATTGTGGGCTTTGACGACGAACCGCAGGCGCAGGACCTGGGCCTCACCACCCTGCACCAGCCCGTGGAAGAAATGGGTCACACCCTGGCCCAGATGCTGATGGAACGCATCGAAAACCCGGATTTGCCTGTGCGCAGCGTGCAGTTTGAGCCCATCCTGAAAGTTCGCAGCACCACCTGA
- a CDS encoding isoamylase, protein MRYFVLGLSLMLSLAACSTPTPPSEVKTQFLNPTGMGARYTDSTGNNTGTTHITFRVWSSRATHMEVYLYANPAGTDENTRYTLNQDGHFWKVTVPVSSLNAAGITGAVYYGYRAWGPNWNYDPNWTRGSGAGFVSDVDAQGNRFNPNKLLLDPYALEVSHDQHSTTSGNYLDFAYASGPDHRYEDSGRVAPKGIVLNTDTSSYGTKPTRALKDDIVYEVHLAGFTKGNSGVPSCKGTYYGVTQNAEYLKTLGITAVEFLPVQDTDNDSNDVNDATSSRSATSTSGDNYWGYWHLNYFAPDRKYSCNTLPGEPTREFKEMVKALHDRGIKVILDMVYNHTGEGGTWGRADTAPINNYRGLDNSAYYVLTDDKQGYLDVTATGNTFNTHHPVAQQLIIDSLAYWKDEMGVDGFRFDLASVLGNSCEVGCYKYDKLDAGTALNKIVASIPTRPETGGNGVDLIAEPWAVGDGTYQVGNFPWGWSEWNGQYRDHLRKDQNKLGSENITPGMLSRRFAGSADLFQDDGRKPWNSINYVAAHDGLTLKDVYSCNGKNNDQAWPNGPSDGGENHNDSWDQGNIATDQRKAARNAMALMMLSAGTPMFTGGDEFLRSQGCNNNAYNLDSVANWLNYTLSSDQQNFKTFTQNMIQFRKAHPALRPANFYGFTDNNGNGLEQHQTFKADGTVADSAFLDDASQNAFAYRIDASEFGETAITGIYVAYNGWSDQVNFTLPYPGSGKNWHWVTDTCTWAEGASQVDLNATTNVGVQGSVYSVCARGLLVLVSK, encoded by the coding sequence ATGCGATACTTTGTTCTCGGTTTGTCTCTGATGCTGTCCCTTGCCGCCTGCTCCACCCCCACCCCTCCCAGCGAAGTGAAAACCCAGTTTCTGAACCCCACAGGAATGGGCGCGCGCTACACCGATTCCACGGGCAACAACACCGGCACCACCCACATCACCTTCCGGGTGTGGTCTTCGCGGGCCACCCACATGGAAGTGTACCTGTATGCAAATCCCGCTGGCACCGATGAAAACACCAGGTACACCCTGAATCAGGACGGGCATTTCTGGAAAGTCACAGTGCCTGTTTCCAGCCTGAATGCTGCAGGCATCACAGGCGCGGTGTACTACGGTTACCGCGCCTGGGGTCCCAACTGGAATTACGATCCGAACTGGACCAGAGGCAGTGGTGCTGGTTTTGTCTCGGATGTGGATGCACAAGGCAACCGTTTCAACCCCAACAAACTCCTGCTGGACCCTTATGCGCTGGAGGTCAGCCATGACCAGCACAGCACCACATCGGGCAATTACCTGGATTTTGCCTACGCTTCTGGCCCGGACCACCGCTACGAGGACTCGGGCAGGGTGGCCCCCAAAGGCATCGTGCTGAACACCGACACCAGCAGTTATGGCACCAAACCCACCCGTGCCCTCAAAGACGACATCGTCTATGAAGTGCATCTGGCCGGGTTCACCAAAGGGAATTCTGGCGTTCCCAGTTGCAAAGGCACTTACTACGGGGTCACCCAGAATGCCGAATACCTGAAAACCCTGGGCATCACCGCCGTGGAGTTCCTGCCCGTGCAGGACACCGACAACGACAGCAACGACGTGAACGATGCAACCTCCAGCCGCTCTGCCACCAGCACCAGTGGCGACAACTACTGGGGCTACTGGCACCTGAACTACTTCGCACCAGACCGCAAATACAGCTGTAACACCCTTCCAGGTGAACCCACCCGCGAATTCAAAGAGATGGTCAAAGCCTTGCATGACCGGGGAATCAAAGTGATCCTGGACATGGTTTACAACCACACCGGAGAAGGCGGCACCTGGGGCAGGGCAGACACCGCTCCCATCAACAATTACCGGGGTCTGGACAACAGTGCCTATTACGTGCTGACCGACGACAAACAGGGCTACCTGGATGTGACCGCCACGGGCAACACCTTCAACACCCACCACCCGGTGGCCCAGCAGTTGATCATCGACTCCCTGGCCTACTGGAAAGACGAAATGGGTGTGGATGGCTTCCGTTTTGACCTCGCCTCTGTGCTGGGCAACAGCTGTGAGGTGGGCTGCTACAAATACGACAAACTGGATGCTGGAACTGCGCTGAACAAAATTGTGGCCAGCATTCCCACCCGGCCCGAAACAGGTGGAAATGGGGTGGATTTGATTGCCGAACCCTGGGCGGTGGGAGACGGCACCTACCAGGTGGGCAACTTCCCCTGGGGCTGGAGCGAATGGAACGGACAGTACCGCGACCACCTCAGAAAAGACCAGAACAAATTGGGCTCTGAAAACATCACCCCTGGCATGCTCTCCAGACGGTTTGCAGGTTCAGCGGACCTCTTTCAGGACGATGGCCGCAAACCCTGGAACAGCATCAATTATGTGGCTGCACACGACGGCCTGACCCTCAAAGACGTGTATTCCTGCAACGGCAAAAACAACGATCAGGCCTGGCCCAATGGCCCCAGCGATGGCGGCGAAAATCACAACGACAGCTGGGACCAGGGCAACATTGCCACCGACCAGCGCAAAGCTGCCCGAAACGCCATGGCCCTGATGATGCTGAGCGCTGGAACCCCCATGTTCACGGGTGGAGATGAATTCCTGCGCAGCCAGGGGTGCAACAACAACGCTTACAACCTGGATTCGGTCGCCAACTGGCTGAATTACACCCTTTCCAGCGACCAGCAGAACTTCAAAACCTTCACCCAGAACATGATTCAGTTCAGGAAAGCCCACCCTGCCCTGCGTCCTGCCAACTTTTACGGTTTCACCGACAACAACGGCAACGGGCTGGAACAACACCAGACCTTCAAGGCAGATGGGACTGTTGCAGACAGCGCTTTTCTGGACGATGCCAGCCAGAATGCTTTCGCTTACCGGATTGATGCCAGCGAGTTCGGAGAAACCGCCATCACGGGAATCTATGTGGCCTACAACGGCTGGTCCGATCAGGTGAATTTCACCCTGCCTTACCCTGGAAGTGGCAAAAACTGGCACTGGGTCACCGACACCTGCACCTGGGCTGAAGGGGCCAGTCAGGTGGACCTGAATGCCACCACCAATGTGGGGGTCCAGGGCAGCGTCTACTCGGTGTGCGCCAGAGGGTTGCTGGTGCTGGTCAGCAAGTAG
- a CDS encoding glycoside hydrolase family 13 protein: MTPNWIQDAIFYQIFPDRFCNSGSSLNPRDTVPWNSAPQGHTFTGGDLKGIQSKLQHIANLGCTAIYLNPIFKAGTNHRYDTEDYFLIDPALGTLQDFKDLLDAAHQLNLKVILDGVFNHCSTLFAPFQDLLQHGEESRYRHWFTPYSFPLTHTPYANYATFGNHGSMPRLNTSEKDVQDYFIQVTLYWLSLGVNGWRMDVAFEADFLLWQRLREAVKSQYPEAYLVAEEWRDPFSYLQGDTFDGVMHYTLKDLWFGLAVHDGINAQAFVQAVQTLRNRLPAAHEKAMLTLLGSHDTPRVLTEARDREQTVKLLYTLLMTFPGAPMVYYGDEVGLNGGHDPACRKGMVWQEEHWNRSLYQHIASLIQLRKTQPELRQGTLEFLHADDRVVWYRRTENGQSTYVLINCTHMERDITLPFDAPDQTLMESLTGCSFSVRNGKLHLRSLAPRTSLVFTEVKSETPANPVLV, from the coding sequence ATGACCCCCAACTGGATTCAGGACGCCATCTTCTACCAGATCTTTCCAGACCGCTTCTGCAACAGTGGTTCCAGCCTCAATCCGAGAGACACAGTGCCCTGGAACAGCGCACCGCAAGGTCACACCTTCACCGGAGGGGACCTGAAAGGCATCCAGAGCAAACTGCAGCACATCGCAAACCTGGGATGCACAGCCATTTACCTCAACCCCATCTTCAAAGCGGGCACCAACCACCGCTACGACACCGAAGATTACTTCCTGATTGACCCCGCACTGGGAACGCTGCAGGACTTCAAGGACTTGCTGGACGCCGCCCACCAGCTGAATCTGAAAGTCATTCTGGATGGGGTTTTCAACCACTGCAGCACTCTGTTTGCCCCTTTTCAGGATTTGCTTCAACACGGCGAGGAATCCAGGTACCGCCACTGGTTCACGCCCTACAGTTTTCCCCTCACCCACACCCCTTACGCCAATTACGCCACCTTTGGCAACCACGGCAGCATGCCGAGACTCAACACCAGTGAGAAAGACGTGCAGGATTACTTCATTCAGGTGACCCTGTACTGGCTGTCTCTGGGTGTGAACGGCTGGCGCATGGATGTGGCCTTCGAGGCCGATTTCTTGCTCTGGCAGCGCCTGCGCGAAGCCGTCAAATCCCAGTACCCCGAAGCTTACCTGGTGGCCGAAGAATGGCGGGACCCCTTCTCTTACCTGCAAGGTGACACTTTCGATGGCGTGATGCACTACACCCTCAAGGATCTGTGGTTCGGGCTGGCTGTGCATGACGGGATCAATGCACAGGCTTTTGTGCAGGCTGTGCAGACCCTCAGAAACCGCCTGCCTGCAGCGCACGAAAAGGCCATGCTGACCCTGCTGGGCTCCCACGACACCCCCCGCGTGCTCACCGAGGCCAGAGACAGAGAGCAGACTGTCAAACTGCTTTACACCCTGCTGATGACTTTTCCTGGTGCACCCATGGTCTATTACGGAGACGAGGTGGGCCTGAACGGGGGCCACGATCCAGCATGCCGCAAAGGCATGGTCTGGCAGGAAGAACACTGGAACAGAAGCCTGTACCAGCACATTGCTTCCCTGATCCAGCTTCGCAAGACCCAGCCAGAATTGCGACAGGGCACCCTGGAATTCCTGCACGCCGATGACCGGGTGGTGTGGTACCGCCGCACCGAAAACGGCCAGAGCACCTACGTGTTGATCAACTGCACCCACATGGAACGGGACATCACCCTGCCTTTTGACGCTCCAGACCAGACCCTGATGGAAAGCCTCACTGGATGCAGTTTTTCCGTGCGCAATGGCAAACTCCACCTCAGGAGCCTGGCCCCTCGCACATCGCTGGTGTTCACTGAAGTGAAGTCTGAGACGCCTGCAAATCCCGTGCTGGTTTAA